From a region of the Paenibacillus sp. R14(2021) genome:
- a CDS encoding MFS transporter, whose protein sequence is MEQWKKNLAVLWVGQFLVMGGMTMIIPFMSLYLQSERIGLTDPHAIATWAGVIFAGNFVTSFLFQPLWGKLSDRYGRKMMLLRSGFGMAIVMVLMGFATSPWHLLLLRLVNGTISGFNPAAVSLVSVATPKERMGFAMGTLQSGGIAGTILGPFLGGLLADAFGYRPIFYLTGSLLFAASLLAFFVVRERFDRAAAASQGNMSIIDGFRQLSRVPQLMSLFAVTFLLQFAMIGPMPLLPLYVQQLHGTAVNLAFWAGFVSSASGLTNMIAAPLLGRLSDRIGQEKVLSISLIGVAFMFIPQAFVTSVWQLLLLRLLQGCFIGGLIPSVNSLVRRFTPDGMEGRSFSLNSSMLALGNMVGPIIGGIISGWTSIGGVFLISAVLFIVNSVWVRQTLVSKRTTGIQP, encoded by the coding sequence ATGGAACAATGGAAGAAAAATCTTGCCGTGCTCTGGGTTGGCCAGTTTCTGGTCATGGGGGGCATGACCATGATTATCCCCTTCATGTCGCTGTATTTGCAAAGCGAGCGGATTGGACTGACGGATCCTCATGCGATCGCAACGTGGGCGGGGGTTATTTTCGCCGGAAATTTCGTGACTTCGTTTCTGTTTCAACCGCTTTGGGGAAAGCTCTCGGACCGTTATGGACGCAAGATGATGCTGCTCCGCTCCGGCTTCGGCATGGCCATCGTCATGGTGCTGATGGGTTTTGCCACATCGCCCTGGCATCTGCTCCTGCTTCGATTGGTGAACGGGACGATATCGGGCTTCAATCCCGCCGCCGTATCCCTCGTCTCCGTGGCAACGCCGAAGGAGCGGATGGGCTTTGCCATGGGTACGCTGCAGTCGGGCGGGATCGCGGGCACGATTCTCGGCCCGTTCCTCGGCGGCTTGCTGGCAGATGCGTTCGGCTATAGGCCAATTTTCTATTTAACAGGCTCTCTGCTGTTCGCTGCATCCTTGCTAGCCTTCTTCGTCGTACGGGAACGGTTCGATCGTGCCGCCGCCGCATCGCAGGGCAATATGTCGATCATCGACGGCTTCCGCCAGCTTAGCCGCGTTCCGCAGCTCATGTCCCTATTCGCTGTAACCTTCCTGCTCCAGTTCGCGATGATTGGTCCTATGCCGCTCCTGCCGCTCTACGTGCAGCAGCTGCACGGCACCGCGGTCAATCTCGCCTTCTGGGCCGGCTTCGTCAGCTCTGCCTCCGGCCTGACAAACATGATTGCCGCGCCGCTGCTCGGCCGGCTCAGCGACCGGATCGGACAAGAGAAGGTGCTCAGCATCTCGCTGATCGGCGTAGCCTTCATGTTCATTCCGCAGGCATTCGTGACGTCCGTCTGGCAGCTGCTCCTGCTCAGGCTGCTGCAAGGTTGCTTCATAGGCGGTTTAATCCCGTCCGTCAACTCGCTCGTCAGGCGCTTCACGCCGGACGGCATGGAAGGCAGGTCCTTCAGCTTGAACAGCAGCATGCTGGCGCTAGGCAATATGGTCGGTCCCATCATCGGCGGCATCATTTCCGGCTGGACGAGCATCGGCGGCGTCTTCCTCATCTCTGCCGTCTTGTTTATCGTGAATTCGGTATGGGTGAGGCAAACGCTGGTGTCTAAGCGGACTACCGGAATTCAGCCGTGA
- the hemG gene encoding protoporphyrinogen oxidase codes for MRSRDQLDRFVVIGGGISGLSSAFYLLKEAAQRGREAHVTIVDPSERIGGKINTLRKAGFVIERGPDSFLARKTPIIDLAFDLGIESELTGTNPAAKKTYILHHGKLHPMPPGLVLGVPTEIAPFALTNLLSWGGKLRAMMDFVLPASKAQGDESIGDFLARRVGAEVMERVAEPLLAGIYAGELRKLSLQATFPQFREAERRHGSLIRGMRANKRKSASAPPAPSRLPANLRSSMFLTFKGGLATMLDALNEALSGVERRMGRKAVAFRQNDPQEDGPDSAPYEVLLSDGEILEADGIVITAPAFEAADLLEPHISVAALRAVSYVSVANVVMAFDKAELGIQFDGSGFVVPRSEGTTITACTWTSAKWLHSSPGDKVLLRCYVGRAGDEAVVDLPDDELHEAVRRDIRQVMGITAEPLFTEITRLHHSMPQYPVGHVQETANMRAKLRTAMPGVWVTGAAFDGVGLPDCIRQGKEAAAIVYRAIE; via the coding sequence ATGCGGAGTAGGGATCAGCTAGATCGTTTTGTCGTTATCGGCGGCGGGATCAGCGGACTAAGCTCCGCTTTTTATTTGTTGAAGGAGGCGGCGCAGCGCGGACGCGAAGCACACGTCACGATCGTTGATCCGTCCGAGCGAATCGGGGGCAAAATCAATACGTTAAGGAAAGCAGGCTTCGTCATTGAGCGGGGCCCGGATTCCTTCTTAGCCCGCAAGACGCCGATCATTGACCTAGCGTTCGATCTTGGCATCGAAAGCGAGCTGACCGGCACCAATCCAGCCGCCAAGAAAACCTACATTCTTCACCATGGCAAGCTGCATCCGATGCCGCCGGGTCTCGTGCTTGGCGTGCCGACGGAGATTGCGCCGTTTGCGCTGACGAATCTGTTATCCTGGGGCGGCAAGCTGCGGGCTATGATGGACTTCGTCCTGCCTGCCAGCAAGGCGCAAGGGGATGAATCCATCGGGGATTTCTTGGCGCGCCGCGTCGGAGCGGAAGTGATGGAGCGCGTGGCGGAGCCGCTTCTGGCGGGCATCTATGCCGGGGAGCTGCGGAAGCTTAGCCTTCAGGCAACCTTCCCGCAGTTCCGGGAAGCGGAGCGCAGGCACGGCAGCCTTATTCGGGGCATGCGCGCGAATAAACGCAAGAGCGCGTCTGCTCCGCCCGCGCCGAGCAGACTGCCCGCTAACCTGCGAAGCAGCATGTTCTTGACGTTTAAGGGCGGGCTCGCGACCATGCTGGATGCGCTGAACGAGGCGCTATCGGGTGTGGAGCGCAGAATGGGACGCAAAGCGGTTGCGTTCCGGCAGAACGATCCGCAAGAGGACGGGCCGGATTCGGCGCCTTATGAGGTGCTGCTAAGCGACGGAGAAATTCTGGAGGCGGACGGGATCGTTATTACGGCACCGGCCTTCGAAGCCGCGGACCTGCTGGAGCCGCATATTTCCGTGGCTGCGCTGCGGGCGGTCTCGTACGTATCGGTTGCGAATGTCGTGATGGCGTTCGACAAAGCGGAGCTTGGGATTCAGTTCGACGGGTCCGGATTCGTAGTTCCCCGTTCCGAAGGCACGACCATTACGGCGTGTACGTGGACCTCGGCCAAATGGCTGCATTCCAGCCCGGGCGATAAGGTGCTGTTACGCTGCTACGTGGGGCGTGCCGGCGACGAGGCAGTCGTTGACCTCCCTGACGACGAGCTGCATGAAGCGGTTCGGCGGGATATCCGCCAAGTGATGGGCATTACGGCGGAGCCGCTCTTTACCGAGATTACGAGGCTGCACCATTCCATGCCGCAGTATCCCGTCGGCCACGTGCAGGAGACGGCGAATATGCGAGCCAAGCTGCGCACGGCTATGCCGGGCGTTTGGGTAACGGGGGCGGCGTTTGACGGCGTCGGGCTTCCCGATTGCATCCGTCAAGGCAAAGAAGCGGCAGCGATTGTATACCGCGCGATTGAATAA
- the rdgB gene encoding RdgB/HAM1 family non-canonical purine NTP pyrophosphatase, with product MKRGDTIVVATKNAGKVREFAHAFGKLGMEVVSMFDYPDLPDVVEDGTTFAENARKKARTVAEALGLPVLADDSGLETAALGGEPGVYSARYSGEGATDARNNEKLLTELASVTNNGSEAEALADGTKLLSEAQFVCALALYDPSDASFMESTGYVRGFIMDKPRGSSGFGYDPLFWLNSHHKGMAELSIEEKQAISHRGQALAELLSQLASRS from the coding sequence ATGAAGCGGGGCGATACCATCGTCGTAGCGACGAAGAATGCCGGCAAAGTGCGCGAGTTTGCGCATGCTTTCGGCAAACTCGGCATGGAGGTTGTCAGCATGTTCGACTATCCGGACCTGCCGGATGTTGTGGAGGACGGGACCACGTTCGCGGAGAATGCTCGCAAGAAGGCAAGAACCGTAGCCGAAGCGCTCGGCTTGCCGGTACTGGCGGATGATTCCGGTTTGGAAACCGCAGCGCTCGGCGGCGAACCGGGCGTGTATTCCGCCCGCTATTCGGGTGAAGGCGCGACGGATGCGCGAAATAATGAGAAGTTGTTGACCGAGCTCGCCAGCGTCACGAATAACGGGTCGGAAGCCGAAGCTCTCGCGGACGGCACTAAGCTGCTCAGCGAGGCGCAGTTCGTATGCGCGCTTGCCTTGTACGACCCGTCAGATGCCTCCTTCATGGAAAGCACGGGCTATGTCCGCGGATTTATTATGGACAAGCCTCGAGGCAGCAGCGGCTTTGGCTATGATCCGCTTTTTTGGCTGAATTCGCATCATAAGGGAATGGCCGAGCTGTCGATTGAAGAGAAGCAGGCGATCAGCCACCGCGGACAAGCGTTAGCGGAGCTGCTCAGTCAGCTGGCATCCCGTTCGTAA
- a CDS encoding phosphatidylglycerophosphatase A codes for MTKSKSYHLNSTKIAEATKEWLAKRGVTTSQIAELVIFLQKEYFPDLTMEECEQYVEAVLSKREVQNAVLTGIQLDMLAEEGKLLSPLQEVIENDEGLYGCDEILALSIVNVYGSIGFTNFGYVDKLKPGILKKLNDKEDAACHTFLDDIVGAIAASASSRLAHRKQAEREGAMGPPLD; via the coding sequence ATGACCAAGTCCAAATCCTATCATTTGAACAGCACCAAAATCGCAGAGGCCACCAAGGAATGGCTGGCGAAACGCGGCGTGACCACGTCTCAAATCGCCGAACTCGTTATATTTCTGCAGAAAGAATACTTTCCGGACTTGACGATGGAGGAATGCGAGCAGTACGTCGAAGCCGTGCTCAGCAAGCGCGAGGTGCAGAATGCGGTTCTGACCGGCATTCAGCTGGATATGCTGGCAGAAGAAGGCAAGCTGCTGTCGCCGCTGCAGGAAGTGATCGAGAACGACGAAGGGCTATATGGCTGCGATGAGATCTTAGCGTTGTCCATCGTAAACGTCTATGGCAGCATCGGATTTACGAATTTCGGGTATGTCGATAAATTAAAGCCGGGCATCTTAAAGAAGTTGAACGATAAGGAAGATGCAGCCTGTCATACGTTCCTCGACGATATCGTCGGCGCGATCGCTGCTTCGGCAAGCAGCCGTCTCGCGCATCGCAAGCAAGCCGAGCGTGAAGGCGCAATGGGGCCGCCGCTGGATTAA
- the rph gene encoding ribonuclease PH — protein MRIDGRQADELRPVTITLQPNKYAEGSVLIEFGDTKVLCTASIEERVPPFMKGQGKGWINAEYAMLPRATQVRNMRESAKGKLTGRTMEIQRLIGRALRSVVDLQALGERTLTLDCDVLQADGGTRTTSITGAFVALALAVDKLNRNQAFAKYPITDFLASVSVGVIQERTLLDLNYEEDSKAKVDMNVVMTGARKFVEVQGTGEEAPFSREEFNELLAIAEEGIASLIAKQRDALGDKGSRIGTAQA, from the coding sequence ATGAGAATTGACGGACGGCAGGCGGACGAGCTTCGCCCGGTCACGATTACGCTGCAACCTAACAAATATGCTGAGGGCTCTGTGCTCATTGAATTCGGCGATACGAAAGTGCTTTGCACCGCTTCCATTGAAGAGCGGGTGCCGCCTTTTATGAAAGGACAAGGCAAGGGCTGGATCAACGCGGAGTACGCGATGCTTCCCCGAGCTACTCAAGTCCGCAACATGCGTGAATCCGCGAAAGGCAAGCTGACGGGCCGCACGATGGAAATCCAGCGCTTGATCGGCCGCGCGCTGCGCTCAGTCGTGGATTTGCAAGCGCTCGGCGAACGGACCCTCACACTGGACTGCGATGTACTGCAGGCGGACGGCGGCACACGGACGACGTCGATTACAGGCGCGTTCGTGGCGCTCGCGCTCGCGGTTGACAAGTTGAACCGCAATCAGGCATTCGCCAAATATCCCATCACGGATTTCCTGGCTTCGGTAAGCGTTGGCGTTATTCAGGAGCGGACGCTGCTCGACCTGAACTATGAAGAGGACTCTAAGGCGAAGGTCGACATGAACGTGGTCATGACAGGCGCTCGCAAATTCGTTGAAGTGCAAGGAACCGGGGAAGAAGCGCCGTTCTCGCGTGAAGAGTTTAACGAGCTGCTTGCCATTGCGGAAGAAGGTATCGCAAGCTTAATCGCGAAGCAGCGGGATGCGCTTGGCGACAAAGGTAGCAGAATCGGAACGGCGCAGGCATGA
- the hemE gene encoding uroporphyrinogen decarboxylase, whose translation MSYNDLFIRACRGEHVDRLPVWYMRQAGRYDPDYRKIKENYSLLEICRQPELAAEVTMMPVKKLGVDAAILYSDIMNPVASIGIDFDIVANVGPVIHNPVHTAADVAKLKPIDVEGDLSHVLETIRILDRELDVPLITFAGAPFTIASYLIEGRPSKSYIKTKTMMYAEPKVWFSLMDKLGDMVIAYLRAHMAVGGKAFQLFDSWVGALAPHDFRTYVLPTIERIFDELSDLPQPKIYFPGVASGELLPALRNVKANVIGLDWRVSIAEGRSRLGGGFGVQGNLDPYVLTAPIEVVKAHAKAIIDDGIQEPGFVFNLGHGLFPEASLDKLRELTAFVHDYSAEAIAAAKPSKQEEVAHG comes from the coding sequence ATGAGCTACAACGACTTATTCATCCGGGCTTGCCGGGGAGAACACGTCGATCGCTTACCCGTTTGGTATATGCGACAAGCAGGACGGTACGATCCCGACTACCGTAAAATAAAAGAAAACTACTCGCTGCTCGAAATTTGCCGTCAGCCGGAGCTGGCTGCGGAAGTTACGATGATGCCGGTCAAGAAGCTCGGCGTCGATGCGGCGATTCTTTATTCCGATATTATGAATCCCGTGGCATCCATTGGGATTGATTTTGACATTGTGGCCAATGTCGGGCCTGTGATTCATAATCCGGTCCATACGGCAGCGGATGTTGCCAAGCTGAAGCCGATTGACGTCGAAGGTGATCTATCTCATGTGCTTGAAACGATCCGCATCCTGGACCGTGAGCTGGACGTACCGCTCATTACCTTTGCCGGCGCGCCTTTCACAATCGCAAGCTATTTGATTGAAGGCAGACCCTCGAAGTCGTATATTAAAACGAAAACGATGATGTACGCTGAGCCCAAGGTATGGTTCTCGCTGATGGACAAGCTGGGTGACATGGTCATCGCTTATTTGCGTGCGCATATGGCGGTGGGCGGCAAGGCGTTCCAGCTCTTCGACAGCTGGGTCGGCGCGCTCGCGCCGCATGACTTCCGCACGTATGTGCTGCCGACGATTGAGCGGATTTTCGACGAGCTGTCGGATTTGCCGCAGCCGAAAATCTACTTCCCGGGCGTGGCTTCGGGCGAGCTGCTGCCTGCACTTCGTAACGTGAAGGCGAACGTGATCGGTCTGGACTGGCGCGTATCGATTGCTGAGGGACGCAGCAGATTGGGCGGCGGCTTCGGCGTGCAGGGCAACCTCGATCCTTACGTGCTGACGGCACCGATTGAAGTCGTGAAGGCACATGCCAAAGCGATTATCGATGACGGCATCCAGGAGCCAGGCTTTGTTTTCAATCTGGGACACGGCTTATTCCCGGAAGCCTCGCTTGACAAGCTGCGCGAGCTGACGGCATTCGTACACGACTATTCCGCGGAAGCGATCGCAGCGGCGAAACCAAGCAAGCAGGAGGAAGTCGCGCATGGCTAA
- the hemH gene encoding ferrochelatase — protein MANSKIGVLVMSYGTPESMDGIVEYYTHIRRGHAPTPEQLAELRGRYEAVAGGVFPLRENTNRQAEGLQKALDAMAPGRYVVYQGLKHARPYIEDGVEAMAADGVKQAVGIVLAPHYSTMSVGSYMQRAREKAEELSIKFASVDSYHLHPKLIEALESRVNSAFAELREAVGEDQPLKALFSAHSLPVRIREVNDPYEEQLLATSSLVAERAGVTDWAFTWQSAGRTREPWLGPDILETMKEVAEAGYKGVLSAPIGFVSEHLEVLYDIDIEAQAAAKELGMKLVRIDMLGTDPLYMETLADSVEQVSRAVYI, from the coding sequence ATGGCTAATTCCAAAATCGGTGTACTCGTCATGTCTTACGGCACGCCGGAGAGCATGGACGGGATCGTAGAATATTACACGCATATCCGCAGGGGCCATGCGCCGACGCCGGAGCAGCTGGCCGAGCTGAGGGGCCGGTACGAAGCCGTTGCAGGGGGCGTGTTTCCGCTTCGCGAGAACACGAACCGTCAGGCCGAGGGTTTGCAGAAAGCGCTCGATGCCATGGCCCCGGGCCGATATGTCGTCTATCAAGGACTAAAGCATGCCCGGCCGTATATCGAAGACGGCGTGGAAGCGATGGCTGCGGACGGCGTTAAGCAGGCTGTCGGCATCGTGCTTGCACCGCACTACTCCACGATGAGCGTTGGGAGCTACATGCAGCGCGCGCGGGAGAAGGCGGAAGAGCTGAGCATCAAGTTCGCGTCCGTTGACAGCTACCATCTGCACCCTAAGCTGATTGAAGCGCTGGAGTCGCGGGTGAACTCGGCGTTCGCGGAACTGAGAGAAGCGGTAGGAGAGGACCAGCCGCTGAAAGCCTTATTCAGCGCGCACAGTCTGCCGGTTCGCATTCGCGAAGTGAACGATCCTTACGAGGAGCAGCTGCTCGCTACGTCAAGCCTGGTTGCGGAACGCGCCGGCGTGACGGACTGGGCATTTACGTGGCAGAGCGCAGGACGTACGCGCGAGCCGTGGCTCGGTCCCGACATCCTGGAAACAATGAAGGAAGTGGCGGAGGCCGGCTACAAGGGCGTGCTTTCGGCACCGATCGGATTTGTCTCGGAGCATCTCGAGGTGCTCTACGATATTGATATTGAAGCGCAGGCCGCCGCGAAGGAACTCGGCATGAAGCTGGTTCGCATCGACATGCTGGGCACGGATCCGCTCTACATGGAGACGTTGGCGGATTCCGTCGAGCAGGTCAGCCGCGCGGTATACATCTAA
- a CDS encoding O-methyltransferase has translation MSTETATEQYVERLLGDDSDLARVHATIGANDMPQISIAAGYGKLLTMLVQLSGANNVLEIGALGGYSGICLARGLKESGRLTSLELLQQYADIAKGSLEAAGLGDKVEYRVGDAKASLAVLAEEGRKFDFFFIDADKESYPVYLEWAIKLGNPGAIIIGDNALLHGKTIDPDKNGPSVIAMRKFNEAMVSDERLMGTLLPAYDGLAIAMIR, from the coding sequence ATGTCAACAGAAACTGCCACAGAGCAATATGTAGAACGTTTACTGGGAGACGATTCGGATTTGGCGCGCGTCCATGCAACGATCGGGGCGAATGACATGCCGCAAATTTCCATTGCCGCCGGTTACGGCAAGCTGCTGACCATGCTCGTTCAGCTGTCAGGTGCGAACAATGTGCTGGAGATCGGCGCATTGGGCGGCTACAGCGGCATCTGCTTAGCCAGAGGCTTGAAAGAAAGCGGCCGGCTAACCTCGCTTGAGCTGTTGCAGCAGTACGCGGATATCGCGAAGGGCAGTCTGGAAGCGGCGGGACTCGGCGATAAAGTGGAGTACCGGGTCGGCGATGCCAAAGCAAGCTTGGCTGTGCTGGCAGAGGAAGGACGTAAATTCGATTTCTTCTTCATCGACGCGGACAAGGAGAGCTATCCGGTTTATTTGGAGTGGGCGATCAAGCTGGGCAATCCAGGCGCGATCATTATTGGAGATAATGCGCTGCTTCACGGCAAGACGATCGATCCTGACAAAAACGGTCCATCCGTTATCGCCATGCGCAAGTTCAACGAAGCCATGGTGAGCGACGAACGGCTGATGGGCACGCTGCTGCCGGCTTATGATGGTCTGGCGATTGCAATGATTCGATAG
- the asnB gene encoding asparagine synthase (glutamine-hydrolyzing), with protein MCGFTGWIDWTADLTQQSIILEKMTGTLANRGPDASGTWISPHCALGHRRLSVIDPANGAQPMVRTAEDDMYVLVYNGELYNALELKKELESRGRTFTTTCDTEVLLVAYMEWGPSCVEKFNGIFAFALWDSREEQLFIARDRVGVKPFFFSKQLGRFIFGSEPKALLAHPAVKPEVGPEGLAEIFILGPARTPGVGVYRDITELLPGQCAIVNRSGLNVSHYWKLESRPHTEDVVQTARTVGDLLKDTVERQLVSDVPLCTLLSGGLDSSALTALAVNYYNETGQGMIHTFSVDYVDNDKHFKSHAFQPNADAPWIERMTTHLGTVHHAMVFDTPELVASLHEAMTARDLPGMADVDSSLLLFCREIKKEATVAISGEAADEIFGGYPWFHREDALNAGTFPWSLAAGMRADLLSQDVAAWIRPMEYIGDRYLDAVAEVPHLAGEDEATRKMRQMSYLNITRFMPTLLDRKDRMSMAVGLEVRVPFCDHRLIEYVYNIPWAIKTAGDREKGILRKALEGVLPHDVLYRKKSPYPKTHNPNYLNAVRKQLLEVIEEGSSPLLPLINVKKIRQLAESEAASSNLPWFGQLMSGPQLFAYLLQMDMWLRDYKIVIR; from the coding sequence ATGTGTGGATTCACGGGCTGGATCGATTGGACCGCTGACCTGACGCAACAATCCATCATCCTGGAGAAAATGACCGGCACGCTCGCGAACCGCGGCCCGGACGCGTCCGGTACCTGGATCTCGCCGCATTGTGCACTCGGCCACCGGAGACTCTCCGTCATAGATCCCGCAAACGGAGCACAACCGATGGTTCGTACAGCCGAAGATGATATGTATGTCCTGGTGTATAACGGGGAGCTGTATAATGCGTTAGAGCTGAAAAAAGAACTGGAGAGCCGGGGGAGAACGTTCACCACGACCTGCGACACCGAGGTTTTGTTGGTTGCCTATATGGAATGGGGACCGTCCTGCGTGGAGAAATTCAACGGCATCTTCGCTTTCGCGCTGTGGGATTCCCGCGAAGAGCAGCTGTTCATTGCCAGAGACCGCGTCGGCGTCAAGCCGTTCTTCTTCTCCAAACAGCTGGGTCGTTTCATCTTCGGCTCTGAGCCGAAGGCGCTCCTTGCCCATCCCGCGGTCAAACCGGAGGTCGGCCCGGAAGGGCTTGCCGAAATCTTCATTCTCGGTCCGGCCAGAACGCCGGGCGTCGGCGTCTACCGGGATATTACCGAACTGCTGCCGGGACAGTGTGCGATTGTCAACCGTTCCGGCTTGAACGTCTCGCATTATTGGAAGCTGGAGAGCCGCCCGCACACCGAGGATGTCGTGCAGACCGCACGTACGGTCGGCGATCTGCTCAAGGATACCGTGGAGCGGCAGCTAGTTTCCGATGTGCCGCTGTGCACGCTGCTCTCCGGGGGCCTGGATTCCAGCGCACTTACAGCGCTTGCCGTCAATTACTATAACGAAACCGGGCAAGGTATGATTCATACCTTCTCCGTTGATTACGTCGATAACGACAAGCATTTCAAAAGTCATGCGTTTCAGCCGAATGCGGACGCCCCTTGGATCGAGCGGATGACAACCCATCTTGGCACGGTTCATCATGCCATGGTGTTCGATACACCGGAGCTTGTTGCCTCTCTGCATGAAGCCATGACGGCAAGAGACCTGCCGGGCATGGCGGACGTGGATTCTTCGCTGCTGCTGTTCTGCAGGGAAATTAAGAAGGAAGCTACGGTTGCGATTTCCGGAGAGGCGGCGGACGAAATCTTCGGCGGCTATCCTTGGTTTCACCGGGAGGATGCGCTGAATGCCGGCACATTCCCTTGGTCGCTGGCTGCGGGCATGCGCGCGGATTTGCTGTCGCAGGATGTTGCGGCATGGATCAGACCGATGGAATATATCGGCGACCGCTATCTCGACGCCGTTGCCGAGGTTCCCCATCTGGCCGGCGAAGACGAGGCGACGCGCAAGATGAGACAGATGTCTTACTTGAACATTACCCGCTTCATGCCGACGCTGCTGGACCGCAAGGACCGTATGAGCATGGCGGTCGGCCTTGAAGTACGGGTTCCGTTCTGCGATCACCGGCTGATCGAGTATGTCTACAATATTCCTTGGGCAATCAAGACGGCAGGCGACAGGGAGAAGGGCATTCTCCGCAAAGCGCTGGAGGGCGTGCTGCCCCACGATGTGCTCTACCGCAAGAAGAGCCCATACCCGAAGACACATAACCCGAATTACTTGAACGCCGTGCGCAAACAGCTGCTGGAGGTCATCGAAGAAGGCAGTTCGCCGCTGCTCCCGCTGATCAACGTCAAAAAAATCCGGCAGCTGGCGGAATCCGAAGCTGCCAGCTCCAATCTGCCATGGTTCGGCCAGCTCATGTCCGGTCCGCAGCTATTTGCCTACCTGCTTCAAATGGATATGTGGCTGCGTGACTATAAAATTGTAATCCGTTAG
- a CDS encoding GerMN domain-containing protein encodes MTHYRLFRRAALAGALALPILTTGCGLFSQPASQSIDPPQNSTENVSTNVDPGQATAQGDQSQMTLYLRDRNGLLAPVTVMAALGQDEKPGQKALEMMVDGGAYASEIPDGFQAVLPKGTTVKQLTISPDTKTAVVDFSKQFADYNAADERKIVEAVTWTLTGLPDVRNVKIWMEGQALAEMPVDGMPIDNNLTRAVGINLEAVDGVEYSQSTPVTIYFSALTPDNVPYYVPVTRLVNRSNNRAKTAIEQLISGPINDLPLKAVMTPDVVVKDVTKKNDVVTVNLQDDSYQAGQQEPAEMLDAIVLALTENTGLSKVQIKLNGKTDFVDTNNQSYSKPVSRPEHVNAFKS; translated from the coding sequence ATGACTCATTATCGCCTGTTTCGCCGGGCAGCACTCGCCGGAGCGTTAGCGCTGCCTATTCTGACGACCGGCTGCGGATTGTTTTCGCAGCCTGCAAGCCAATCCATAGACCCGCCGCAAAACAGCACCGAGAACGTTAGCACGAACGTGGATCCGGGACAAGCAACCGCGCAAGGCGATCAATCCCAGATGACCCTGTATCTCCGGGACCGCAACGGACTGCTGGCGCCGGTAACGGTCATGGCCGCGCTCGGTCAGGACGAGAAGCCTGGACAGAAGGCACTCGAAATGATGGTCGACGGCGGCGCTTACGCAAGCGAAATCCCGGATGGCTTCCAAGCCGTGCTGCCGAAAGGGACAACCGTGAAGCAGCTGACGATCAGCCCGGACACGAAGACGGCCGTCGTTGATTTCTCCAAGCAGTTCGCGGATTACAATGCGGCGGACGAGCGCAAAATCGTTGAAGCCGTCACGTGGACGCTGACCGGACTGCCGGACGTGCGGAACGTGAAGATCTGGATGGAAGGCCAGGCGCTGGCGGAGATGCCGGTCGACGGCATGCCGATCGACAATAACCTCACCCGTGCCGTTGGTATCAATCTAGAAGCGGTCGACGGCGTGGAGTACAGCCAATCCACACCGGTTACGATTTATTTCTCGGCGCTCACGCCGGATAATGTCCCTTATTATGTGCCGGTGACAAGGTTGGTTAACCGTTCCAATAACAGGGCGAAGACCGCCATCGAGCAGTTGATCAGCGGCCCGATTAACGATCTTCCGCTCAAGGCGGTCATGACGCCGGATGTGGTCGTGAAGGACGTCACGAAGAAGAATGATGTCGTTACGGTTAATCTGCAGGATGACAGCTACCAAGCCGGCCAGCAGGAGCCTGCGGAGATGCTGGATGCGATCGTGCTCGCGCTGACCGAGAATACAGGGCTTAGCAAGGTGCAGATCAAGCTGAACGGCAAAACCGATTTCGTGGATACGAACAATCAATCGTACAGCAAGCCGGTCAGCCGGCCAGAGCATGTCAACGCGTTCAAATCCTAA